From Vigna unguiculata cultivar IT97K-499-35 chromosome 5, ASM411807v1, whole genome shotgun sequence, the proteins below share one genomic window:
- the LOC114184181 gene encoding ABC transporter G family member 10, which translates to MFTFYLSLAFLKHCNSTKLFPNTTHQLKYKRTPSQAPCCKESNPICITKPISGTQFGVLVHLPILLSVSSSSHNIANTCISSITLRAYKRTMGSPFRPISCTRKTPYRIETRNLSYRLCSQVDEYRSLCFGSSPGRGAKFILKDVNCEARPGELTAIAGPSGAGKTTLLEILAGRIPPCNKVSGHVLVNHKPMDVNWFRRASGYVTQDDALFPSLTVRETLMYSAMLRLPGGRKVAAVRVEELMKELGLEHIADSRIGGGTDHGISGGERRRVSIGVDLVHDPAVILIDEPTSGLDSASALNVVSLLRLVAFNQGKTIILTIHQPGFRILELFDGLILLSDGFVMHNGSLSLLEARLKLAGHHIPDHVNVLEFALDVMESLVIHTSESGNNQFLVRENQDHKMRMQHSKVVKVKAIAYSNSPTEEIAILGQRFCCNIFRTKQLFVSRIIQAIVAGFILGSIFLNVGNEKSHVALQTRSGFFAFSLTFLLSSTTEGLPIFLDERRSFMRETSGGAYRVCSYVLANALVFLPFLLLVGLLYSTPVYWLVGLRKDIDGFLYFSLVVWLVLLMSNSLVACFSALVPNFILGTSVIAGLMGSFFLFSGYFISQEKIPSYWIFMHYLSLFKYPFECLMINEYGGERGKTRCLEISNGKCILHGVEFLRQQGLKDSQKWSNLPVMLSFIVGYRVLNFFILWFRCYRTRK; encoded by the coding sequence atGTTTACTTTCTATCTTTCTTTGGCTTTCTTGAAGCACTGTAACTCAACCAAACTATTTCCAAATACCACACACCAATTGAAGTACAAGAGAACACCAAGTCAAGCCCCTTGTTGCAAAGAGTCAAACCCCATTTGCATTACAAAACCTATAAGTGGCACACAGTTTGGTGTGTTAGTTCATCTCCCTATCTTGCTCTCTGTCTCCTCTTCTTCACATAACATAGCCAATACATGCATTTCTTCAATCACTTTGCGTGCATACAAACGCACAATGGGGTCACCATTCAGGCCAATCTCATGCACCAGAAAAACTCCATACAGAATAGAAACCAGGAACTTGTCATACAGGTTGTGCAGCCAAGTTGATGAGTATAGAAGTCTTTGTTTTGGTTCCAGTCCAGGGAGAGGTGCCAAGTTCATTTTGAAGGATGTGAATTGCGAGGCAAGGCCAGGGGAGCTGACTGCCATTGCTGGTCCTAGTGGAGCTGGAAAAACCACACTACTTGAGATTCTTGCAGGAAGAATACCCCCATGTAATAAAGTTTCTGGTCATGTGCTTGTCAATCATAAGCCTATGGATGTGAACTGGTTTAGAAGAGCATCAGGGTATGTGACACAAGATGATGCTTTATTCCCTTCTCTGACAGTTAGAGAGACACTGATGTATAGTGCCATGTTGAGGCTTCCTGGGGGAAGAAAAGTTGCTGCTGTCAGAGTTGAAGAGTTGATGAAGGAGCTTGGGTTGGAGCATATTGCAGATTCAAGGATTGGAGGTGGAACAGACCATGGTATATCTGGAGGAGAAAGGCGTAGAGTTTCCATTGGTGTGGACTTGGTTCATGACCCTGCTGTTATTTTGATTGATGAACCAACTTCAGGGTTGGATTCAGCATCAGCTCTTAATGTAGTCTCATTGCTTAGACTTGTGGCGTTTAATCAAGGTAAGACAATTATCTTAACTATCCACCAACCTGGTTTCCGAATCTTAGAGCTGTTTGATGGTCTTATTTTGCTGTCCGATGGATTTGTGATGCATAATGGATCATTGAGTCTTCTTGAGGCTAGACTCAAGTTAGCTGGGCACCACATTCCTGACCATGTCAATGTGCTTGAGTTTGCTCTTGATGTGATGGAAAGCTTGGTTATACATACTTCAGAATCTGGGAACAACCAGTTTCTGGTGAGAGAGAACCAAGATCATAAAATGAGAATGCAGCACTCTAAGGTTGTCAAAGTAAAGGCAATTGCATATTCAAATTCTCCTACGGAGGAGATTGCAATCCTGGGACAAAGATTTTGCTGCAACATATTCAGAACCAAGCAATTGTTTGTGAGCAGAATCATACAGGCCATAGTAGCTGGTTTTATTCTGGGGAGCATATTTTTGAATGTTGGCAATGAAAAAAGTCATGTAGCATTGCAAACAAGAAGTGGATTCTTTGCTTTCAGCCTTACCTTTTTGTTATCATCTACAACAGAAGGCTTGCCTATTTTCTTGGATGAGAGAAGAAGTTTTATGAGAGAGACCTCTGGAGGAGCTTATAGAGTTTGTTCCTATGTTTTAGCTAATGCCCTTGTGTTCCTTCCCTTCCTTCTATTGGTTGGTCTTCTGTACTCTACTCCAGTTTATTGGCTTGTAGGATTAAGGAAAGATATCGATGGTTTCCTTTACTTCTCCTTGGTGGTTTGGTTGGTTCTACTCATGTCCAATTCTCTTGTGGCTTGTTTTAGCGCTCTGGTGCCAAATTTCATCCTGGGAACCTCAGTGATTGCAGGTCTAATGGGgtctttctttctattttcagGATATTTCATATCTCAAGAAAAAATACCAAGTTATTGGATTTTTATGCACTATTTGAGCCTATTCAAGTATCCATTTGAGTGCCTTATGATAAATGAGTATGGGGGAGAGAGAGGGAAGACGAGGTGCTTAGAAATTAGCAATGGAAAATGCATACTACATGGAGTTGAATTCTTAAGACAACAGGGTCTAAAAGATTCACAAAAATGGAGCAATTTGCCTGTAATGTTGAGTTTCATAGTGGGATACAGAGTGCttaactttttcattctttGGTTCAGATGCTACAGGACAAGAAAATAG
- the LOC114185524 gene encoding multiple organellar RNA editing factor 8, chloroplastic/mitochondrial-like, with product MATQILSRVFPKTLTLAPFLSRSFTSPPPSSLSALSFLRRISVAANPSLCRLLLPTTSSFRALSTRATTSSLNDPNPNWSNRPPKETILLDGCDFEHWLVVVEKPEGDPTRDEIIDSYIKTLAKVVGSEEEARMKIYSVSTRHYFAFGALVSEELSYKLKELPGVRWVLPDSYLNVKEKDYGGEPFINGQAVPYDPKYHEEWVRNNARANERNRRNDRPRNADRSRNFDRRRENVVNRDMQGRPPMSNPGGPPSNAGGYAPPPSNPGAYAPPSNQGAYAPPSNHGGYAPPSNQGGYAPNNAGGYPPNNAGGYAPPNAGGYAPPNAGGGYPPPSPPNMGGGYGPGGGAPQGNYTGNMGGVPPNQNAGGFQPNAGWSNNAPSRDVPSRDMGGAPGGNPYTA from the exons ATGGCTACTCAGATCCTCTCTCGCGTCTtccccaaaaccctaaccctagctCCCTTTCTATCTCGTTCCTTCACCTCCCCACCGCCCTCTTCTCTCTCCGCCCTCTCCTTCCTCCGTCGCATCTCTGTCGCCGCCAATCCCTCTCTCTGCCGCCTCCTCCtccccaccacctcctcctTCCGCGCCCTCTCCACCCGCGCCACCACCTCCTCCCTTAACGACCCCAACCCTAACTGGTCCAATCGTCCCCCGAAAGAAACTATATTGCTGGATGGCTGCGACTTTGAACACTGGCTCGTCGTCGTGGAGAAGCCTGAAGGTGACCCCACTCGCGACGAAATCATTGATAGCTACATCAAAACCTTGGCCAAAGTTGTTGGAAG TGAAGAGGAAGCTAGGATGAAGATATATTCAGTTTCCACTCGGCATTACTTTGCTTTTGGGGCACTTGTGTCGGAAGAGCTTTCTTACAAGCTTAAAG AATTGCCTGGAGTTCGGTGGGTGCTTCCTGATTCGTATTTGAATGTTAAGGAAAAGGATTATGGAG GTGAGCCCTTTATTAACGGGCAAGCAGTTCCTTATGATCCCAAGTATCATGAAGAGTGGGTTAGAAACAATGCCAGGGCAAACGAGAGAAACAGGCGCAATGACAGGCCCCGCAATGCTGATAGGTCAAGGAACTTTGATAGGAGGAGGGAGAATGTTGTGAACAGAGACATGCAGGGTAGGCCTCCTATGTCAAATCCTGGTGGTCCTCCAAGCAATGCAGGTGGATATGCACCTCCTCCCAGCAACCCGGGGGCATATGCACCTCCCAGCAACCAGGGGGCTTATGCACCTCCCAGCAACCATGGAGGATATGCTCCTCCCAGCAACCAAGGTGGATATGCTCCTAACAATGCCGGTGGATATCCCCCTAACAATGCTGGTGGATACGCCCCACCAAATGCAGGTGGATATGCTCCTCCCAATGCTGGAGGTGGTTatcctcctccttctcctcctaACATGGGTGGTGGATATGGTCCTGGAGGTGGTGCGCCTCAGGGTAACTACACTGGTAACATGGGAGGGGTACCCCCCAACCAGAACGCAGGAGGTTTTCAACCAAATGCAGGATGGTCAAACAATGCTCCCAGTAGAGACGTGCCAAGCAGGGATATGGGAGGAGCACCTGGTGGAAACCCATACACAGCGTGA
- the LOC114184662 gene encoding zinc finger BED domain-containing protein DAYSLEEPER-like produces the protein MCVIVLNNACDIPLKFNFYSIKYVKGSETRKIAFTECVVQVRGIDTKVGLRLDVPTRWNSTFLMLESGFKYRRAFGSFTIRDRNFKHCPTNEEGKRAERMCEFLRPFYKITNLISGTSYPTSNEYFMQVWKIEWLLRDTLRSDDPLMKDMAKRMMDKFDKYWSEYSTILSIAMILDPQMKLEALRFYYSKLDPSTCDEKLNNIKGKMYKLFEEYVSVRSNSSNASSSQFTCSTEEHLNMEEDQEIDPYNEYINYVSQNVNVTGKSELDLYLTETPLEPKYFPKLDVLSYWKDRQERYPNLCRLACEVLSIPITTVASESAFSIGGKVLSKY, from the exons ATGTGTGTGATAGTCCTTAATAATGCGTGTGATATTCCTTTGAAATTCAACTTTTATAGCATTAAATATGTGAAAGGGTCGGAGACAAGAAAAATAGCATTTACTGAATGTGTTGTTCAAGTGAGGGGCATTGATACTAAAGTGGGCTTAAGGTTAGATGTTCCTACTAGATGGAATTCCACTTTTCTTATGCTTGAGAGTGGTTTTAAGTATCGTCGAGCTTTTGGAAGTTTCACTATACGTGATAGAAACTTTAAACATTGTCCAACAAATGAAGAGGGGAAAAGAGCTGAAAGGATGTGTGAATTTTTAAGGCCATTTTATAAGATAACCAATTTGATTTCAGGCACATCTTATCCAACctctaatgaatattttatgcaaGTATGGAAAATTGAGTGGTTGCTAAGGGATACTCTAAGGAGTGATGATCCTTTAATGAAAGACATGGCAAAAAGGATGATGGATAAATTTGATAAGTATTGGAGTGAATATAGTACCATTCTTTCAATTGCCATGATTCTTGACCCACAAATGAAACTTGAAGCACTCCGATTCTATTATTCAAAACTTGATCCTTCCACTTGTGATGAAAAGcttaataatataaaaggaaaGATGTACAAACTCTTTGAAGAATATGTGAGTGTGAGGTCAAATTCGTCCAATGCATCAAGTTCTCAATTCACTTGTTCAACAGAAGAACATTTGAACATGGAAGAAGACCAAGAGATTGATCCATATAAT GAATATATCAATTATGTAAGCCAAAATGTGAATGTAACTGGCAAGTCTGAATTGGATCTGTATCTAACGGAAACACCACTTGAGCCAAAGTATTTTCCAAAGTTAGATGTTTTGAGCTATTGGAAGGATCGACAAGAACGCTATCCAAATCTATGTAGACTAGCTTGTGAGGTGCTAagtattccaataacaactgtagctagTGAGTCTGCATTTAGCATTGGTGGTAAAGTGCTTAGCAAGTATTGA